A genome region from Blautia coccoides includes the following:
- a CDS encoding hydantoinase/oxoprolinase N-terminal domain-containing protein, which translates to MYKLGIDVGGTNTDAVLINEHLEVMAEIKHPTSEDIYDGIVCAVREVLQVSGVNKEEISMAMLGTTQCTNAIVERKQLADIGVLRIGAPAALGIPPMVDWAEDIRAAAKAVAVIGGGFEYDGKELAPFDEEAAAEFFREIKGKVESVAISCVFSTVRNDHELRAAQLCREILGPDVRISISSEIGSMGLIERENATILNAALCRVAERFTDGFAKSLKEEGVTNAALYLSQNDGTLMTMEYAKKYPILTVACGPTNSIRGASYLSRIQNAVVIDVGGTTTDLGVIQNGFPRESSVAVTIGGVRTNFRMPDVFSIGLGGGSIVHQKEDGTVTVGPDSVGYRITEKALVFGGDVMTATDIAVRLGMAQIGDREKVSHIDPDFAKRVMDVIKAMVEEGIDAMKVSSQDVEVIMVGGGSLILPKELEGTSRSVVPEHAQTANAIGSAISKVSGTYEKLLDFDVVPREDALAQARKEAIAMAVEAGAIEETVEIIDMEDVPLAYYPGNTNRVKIKAAGDLG; encoded by the coding sequence ATGTATAAGCTGGGAATTGACGTAGGAGGAACCAATACGGACGCGGTCCTGATCAATGAACATTTAGAGGTGATGGCAGAGATTAAGCATCCCACTTCAGAGGATATCTATGACGGCATCGTATGTGCCGTGCGTGAAGTTTTACAGGTCTCCGGTGTAAATAAAGAGGAGATTTCCATGGCTATGCTGGGCACTACCCAGTGTACCAATGCCATTGTGGAGAGAAAACAACTGGCGGACATTGGCGTTCTGCGCATCGGAGCGCCGGCTGCCCTTGGGATACCTCCCATGGTGGACTGGGCGGAGGATATCAGGGCCGCAGCAAAGGCCGTGGCTGTGATCGGCGGTGGTTTTGAGTATGACGGAAAAGAACTGGCTCCTTTTGATGAGGAGGCAGCAGCGGAATTTTTCCGGGAGATCAAAGGAAAGGTGGAATCCGTTGCCATTTCCTGTGTGTTCTCTACAGTGCGCAATGACCATGAGCTGCGGGCAGCACAGCTTTGCAGAGAGATCCTGGGACCGGATGTGCGGATCTCCATATCCAGTGAGATTGGATCTATGGGATTGATCGAGAGGGAAAATGCCACTATTTTAAACGCGGCTCTGTGCAGAGTCGCGGAGCGGTTTACCGATGGATTTGCCAAAAGTCTGAAAGAGGAAGGCGTGACTAATGCAGCGCTGTACCTGTCACAGAACGATGGCACCTTGATGACCATGGAATACGCAAAGAAGTATCCGATCCTCACTGTGGCCTGCGGACCTACCAATTCGATCCGGGGAGCCAGCTATCTGAGCAGAATACAGAACGCGGTGGTTATCGATGTGGGAGGCACCACCACGGATCTGGGCGTTATCCAGAACGGATTTCCTCGGGAATCCAGTGTTGCCGTCACCATCGGCGGTGTGCGCACCAATTTCCGTATGCCGGACGTATTTTCCATCGGTCTTGGAGGCGGTTCTATTGTTCATCAGAAGGAGGACGGCACAGTGACGGTGGGGCCTGACAGTGTAGGATACCGCATCACGGAGAAAGCCCTGGTGTTCGGCGGTGATGTGATGACTGCCACAGACATTGCTGTCCGCCTGGGAATGGCACAGATCGGAGACAGAGAGAAGGTCTCTCATATAGACCCGGATTTTGCAAAGCGGGTCATGGATGTTATAAAGGCAATGGTGGAGGAAGGCATTGACGCCATGAAGGTTTCCAGTCAGGACGTGGAGGTCATCATGGTAGGAGGAGGTTCCCTTATCCTTCCCAAGGAGCTTGAGGGAACCAGCCGCAGCGTGGTCCCGGAACATGCCCAGACAGCCAACGCCATCGGTTCTGCCATCTCCAAGGTGAGCGGAACTTATGAAAAGCTTTTGGACTTTGACGTGGTTCCCAGAGAGGATGCCCTGGCTCAGGCCAGAAAAGAGGCCATAGCCATGGCTGTGGAGGCCGGAGCCATAGAGGAGACCGTGGAGATCATTGATATGGAGGATGTTCCCCTTGCCTACTACCCAGGCAATACAAACCGGGTAAAGATAAAGGCGGCAGGAGATTTGGGCTAA
- a CDS encoding DUF6783 domain-containing protein: MFAPNSVNVARYASLIRVKSPTKCDAQLAESNFQTHSSPS; the protein is encoded by the coding sequence ATATTTGCCCCCAATTCGGTCAACGTAGCCCGCTACGCCTCCCTCATCAGGGTCAAATCTCCCACAAAGTGTGACGCACAGCTTGCCGAAAGCAATTTTCAAACACACTCTAGTCCATCGTAA
- a CDS encoding LysR family transcriptional regulator — translation MNTVQLECYMAVAENLSFARAAEQLHITQPAVTHQINSLEAELDVKLFKRTTRTVELTAQGWVFFGYAKDILAKTAQAKNRLAGHFEDQMQPFVIGCHSPFELTLLPEVLRMLVESYPQVHPDIKMVPFQALRNLLQEETLDVMLGFGEEKEKKKTGTYVELTKAPVVCVTAPDHPLSSKSAVTFEELYEGRLVLCDPHKSPPVITEMQGKLISTRPPSRMFFCENIECALAFVKAGLGFTILPDMPLMKDSSLRYIPVKNAAPASFGLYYKTLHNNPVLRSFIHIMKEYSQPQI, via the coding sequence ATGAATACCGTACAGTTGGAATGTTATATGGCAGTGGCTGAGAATCTGAGCTTTGCCCGGGCTGCGGAACAGCTTCATATCACCCAGCCCGCCGTTACCCATCAGATCAATTCCCTGGAAGCCGAATTGGATGTCAAGCTGTTCAAACGCACCACCAGAACGGTGGAGCTGACCGCCCAGGGATGGGTCTTCTTCGGCTATGCCAAGGATATTCTGGCCAAGACAGCCCAGGCGAAAAACAGACTGGCGGGACATTTTGAAGACCAGATGCAGCCTTTTGTCATAGGATGCCACAGCCCCTTTGAGCTGACACTGCTGCCGGAGGTACTGCGGATGCTGGTCGAGTCCTATCCCCAGGTGCACCCTGATATTAAAATGGTGCCTTTCCAGGCTCTGCGCAATCTTCTGCAGGAGGAAACTTTAGATGTGATGCTGGGATTCGGTGAGGAAAAAGAAAAGAAAAAGACAGGCACTTATGTGGAACTGACCAAAGCGCCTGTCGTATGTGTGACTGCCCCGGATCATCCTCTGTCCTCCAAAAGCGCAGTCACTTTTGAGGAACTGTATGAAGGCCGCCTGGTTCTGTGTGATCCCCATAAGTCCCCTCCTGTGATCACAGAAATGCAGGGAAAGCTCATCAGCACACGTCCGCCCTCCCGGATGTTCTTCTGTGAAAATATTGAATGCGCTCTTGCTTTTGTAAAAGCAGGCCTGGGGTTTACCATTTTGCCGGATATGCCTCTCATGAAGGACAGCAGCCTGCGCTATATACCCGTAAAAAATGCAGCACCGGCATCCTTTGGGCTTTATTACAAAACCCTCCATAATAATCCGGTGCTGCGCAGTTTTATACATATTATGAAAGAATATTCACAGCCGCAGATATAA
- a CDS encoding MarR family winged helix-turn-helix transcriptional regulator, whose translation MQNVKDENVMRLLKKLNLAMESLGNAMMVKHGMSAAQCNVLGYLTDHEEQNICARDLHISLGLSKANVSSLLKKLKNGGYIDFMPDPSDERLKHICLTERADELKDEIEQGFKNLEGCMYQGFTEGEKLLLSELLGRMLSNLKQ comes from the coding sequence ATGCAGAATGTAAAAGATGAAAATGTGATGCGTCTGCTGAAAAAGCTAAATCTGGCCATGGAGTCCCTGGGCAATGCCATGATGGTGAAACACGGCATGTCCGCTGCCCAGTGTAATGTGCTGGGATATCTGACGGACCATGAGGAACAGAACATATGCGCCAGAGACCTTCATATATCCCTGGGGCTTTCCAAAGCCAATGTGTCATCTCTTCTGAAAAAACTGAAGAACGGAGGCTATATAGATTTCATGCCGGACCCATCGGATGAACGGCTGAAGCATATCTGTCTTACGGAACGGGCAGATGAGCTGAAGGATGAGATAGAGCAGGGCTTTAAAAATCTGGAAGGCTGTATGTATCAGGGGTTTACAGAGGGAGAAAAGCTTCTTTTGTCAGAACTTCTGGGAAGGATGCTGAGTAATCTGAAACAATGA
- a CDS encoding ABC transporter ATP-binding protein, with amino-acid sequence MIKTLLAQVKQYKKASLLTPLYAALEVVMEVLIPFITAAIIDKGIEAGSISKVYQYGALMLVFAMLSLLFGVLAGRYAASASSGLACNLREAMYDNIQTFSFSNIDKYSTAGLVTRMTTDVTNVQNAYQMILRIAVRAPFTLICSMFMCFFINVKLSLIFVVAIVVLAAVLIFVMSRTTKIFDVVFKKYDELNASVQENVSAIRVVKAYVREDHENEKFTKAANNLYSLFVKAEKFLSLNGPVMMFVIYFCVVALSWFGAKFIVVGDLTTGELTSMFSYIMGILMSLMMLSMIFVMVTMSAASGRRIAEVLNDKADLVNPENPDKVIPDGRIDFDHVNFSYKHGSGKETLTDIDLHIKAGETIGIIGGTGCGKSSLVNLISRLYDVTGGSVSVGGKDVRNYDMEELRNQVAVVLQKNVLFSGTILDNLRWGNEQADREECIEACRQACADEFIEQFPDKYDTYIEQGGTNVSGGQKQRLCIARALLKNPKILILDDSTSAVDTATDAKIRNAFTKAIPGTTKLIIAQRISSVQDADRILVLDEGRVNGFDTHTNLLANNKIYKEIYDTQIRGGGDFDQAGNKTGGAA; translated from the coding sequence ATGATCAAGACATTACTTGCGCAGGTGAAGCAGTATAAAAAGGCTTCCCTGCTGACACCCCTATATGCTGCCCTGGAGGTGGTGATGGAGGTTCTGATCCCATTTATCACGGCGGCGATCATTGATAAGGGAATTGAGGCCGGCAGCATTTCCAAGGTGTACCAGTACGGTGCCCTGATGCTGGTATTTGCCATGCTCAGCCTGCTTTTCGGAGTTCTGGCAGGCCGCTATGCAGCCAGTGCTTCCTCAGGACTGGCGTGTAATCTGAGGGAAGCGATGTATGACAATATACAGACATTTTCTTTTTCCAACATTGACAAATACAGTACCGCGGGTCTGGTGACCCGTATGACCACAGATGTGACAAATGTACAGAATGCATACCAGATGATCTTAAGGATCGCGGTCCGTGCTCCGTTTACTCTGATCTGCAGTATGTTTATGTGCTTTTTTATCAACGTGAAGTTGAGCCTTATTTTCGTGGTGGCTATCGTAGTTCTGGCTGCTGTCCTGATATTTGTTATGAGCAGGACGACAAAAATATTTGATGTGGTGTTTAAAAAGTATGATGAATTAAATGCCAGTGTCCAGGAAAATGTTTCCGCTATCCGAGTGGTCAAAGCCTATGTGCGGGAAGATCATGAGAATGAGAAATTCACCAAAGCGGCAAACAATCTGTACAGTCTTTTTGTGAAGGCAGAGAAGTTTCTCTCCCTGAATGGCCCTGTGATGATGTTTGTCATCTATTTCTGTGTTGTTGCCCTTTCCTGGTTCGGAGCAAAATTCATCGTTGTGGGAGACCTGACCACAGGTGAGCTGACTTCCATGTTCAGCTACATTATGGGAATCCTCATGTCTTTGATGATGCTGTCCATGATATTCGTCATGGTGACCATGAGTGCGGCAAGCGGCAGACGTATTGCCGAGGTTCTGAACGACAAAGCAGATCTGGTCAATCCGGAGAATCCGGATAAAGTGATACCGGACGGCAGGATTGACTTTGACCACGTGAATTTTTCCTATAAACACGGCAGCGGCAAGGAGACGCTGACAGACATTGATCTGCACATCAAAGCCGGGGAGACCATAGGCATCATAGGCGGAACGGGATGCGGAAAATCAAGTCTTGTGAATCTCATAAGCCGTCTGTACGATGTGACGGGAGGCTCTGTATCCGTAGGCGGCAAGGATGTGAGAAACTATGACATGGAGGAACTGAGAAACCAGGTTGCCGTAGTGCTTCAGAAGAATGTGCTCTTTTCAGGAACCATTTTGGATAACTTAAGATGGGGAAATGAACAGGCTGATAGGGAGGAATGCATAGAGGCGTGCCGGCAGGCCTGCGCAGATGAATTTATCGAACAGTTTCCAGACAAATATGATACGTACATTGAGCAGGGGGGAACCAACGTATCCGGGGGTCAGAAACAGAGGCTCTGTATTGCAAGGGCACTGCTTAAAAATCCCAAGATATTGATCCTGGATGACTCCACCAGCGCGGTTGATACTGCCACAGATGCGAAGATCAGAAATGCGTTTACAAAAGCTATTCCGGGAACCACTAAGCTTATCATTGCCCAGAGGATTTCCAGTGTACAGGACGCAGACAGGATTCTGGTGCTGGATGAGGGTAGAGTGAACGGATTTGACACACATACGAATCTGCTGGCTAATAATAAAATTTATAAAGAAATTTACGATACACAGATCAGGGGCGGTGGTGATTTTGACCAGGCCGGAAATAAGACAGGAGGTGCAGCATAA
- a CDS encoding ABC transporter ATP-binding protein, translating into MNAHGPRPKVDNAGKILKRTLGYMMKNYKGLFAVVVVCIVATALATLSGTLFMQKLIDDYIIPMTKMSDPDFGPLKKALLMLIGIYAVGVLCAFAYNRIMVYISQGTLRYLRVDLFTHMESLPIKFFDTHAHGDIMSVYTNDVDTLRQLISQSIPQVVNSAVTIVITFVSMIVLDIPLTLLTLVMIGIMMITTKQLSGKSGRYFGEQQKNLGRVNGYIEEMMEGQKVVKVFCHEEKSVKDFRKLNEELRDSADKANTFANIMMPVNGNLGNISYVLCAVLGAVLALKGFGGLTLGTLVSFLTLNKNFTQPVTQISQQMNSIVMAMAGADRVFKLLDAEPEVDNGYVELVNAKEQPDGSLAESEERTGVWAWRHPHKAEGTVTYQRLEGDVTFNDVDFGYNDDKIVLHNIKLFATPGQKIAFVGSTGAGKTTITNLINRFYDIQDGKIRYDNININKIRKSDLRRSLGMVLQDTHLFTGTVMENIRYGRLNASDEECRAAAKLANADGFIRRLPDGYDTMLTGDGSNLSQGQRQLLAIARAAVADPPVLILDEATSSIDTRTETLVQQGMDRLMKGRTTFVIAHRLSTVRNSDCIMVLEQGRIIERGTHDQLMEEKGKYYQLYTGNFAEEPA; encoded by the coding sequence ATGAACGCGCATGGGCCAAGACCAAAAGTGGATAATGCGGGGAAAATCCTGAAACGGACACTTGGATATATGATGAAGAATTATAAAGGGCTTTTTGCCGTGGTAGTAGTCTGTATTGTGGCTACGGCACTGGCTACCCTGTCCGGGACCCTGTTTATGCAGAAATTGATCGATGACTATATTATCCCTATGACAAAAATGTCTGATCCGGATTTCGGGCCGCTCAAAAAGGCACTGCTCATGCTGATCGGAATTTATGCAGTCGGTGTTTTATGTGCCTTTGCCTATAACAGGATCATGGTGTACATCAGCCAGGGAACGCTCAGATATCTGCGTGTGGATCTGTTTACCCACATGGAATCCCTGCCCATTAAGTTTTTTGATACCCATGCCCATGGGGACATTATGTCTGTCTATACAAACGATGTGGATACCCTCCGCCAGTTGATCAGCCAGAGCATTCCCCAGGTTGTAAATTCAGCGGTGACCATTGTGATCACATTTGTGAGCATGATCGTGCTGGATATTCCTCTGACGCTACTGACACTGGTAATGATCGGCATTATGATGATCACCACGAAACAGTTAAGCGGAAAATCCGGCAGGTACTTTGGAGAACAGCAGAAAAATCTGGGCCGGGTAAATGGTTATATTGAGGAAATGATGGAGGGACAAAAGGTAGTAAAGGTGTTCTGCCATGAAGAGAAGAGTGTGAAGGACTTCAGAAAGCTGAACGAGGAGCTTCGTGACAGTGCCGATAAGGCCAATACCTTTGCCAATATCATGATGCCGGTGAACGGCAACCTGGGAAATATCAGTTATGTGCTCTGTGCTGTGCTGGGGGCGGTTCTGGCCTTAAAGGGATTCGGAGGGCTGACGCTGGGAACGCTGGTATCCTTCCTGACACTGAACAAGAATTTCACTCAGCCCGTGACACAGATCAGTCAGCAGATGAACAGCATTGTTATGGCAATGGCCGGTGCGGACCGTGTCTTCAAGCTTCTGGACGCGGAGCCTGAGGTGGACAATGGCTATGTGGAACTGGTCAACGCAAAAGAACAGCCGGACGGCAGCCTTGCGGAAAGCGAAGAAAGAACCGGTGTGTGGGCTTGGAGACATCCCCATAAAGCGGAGGGGACAGTCACCTATCAGAGACTTGAGGGAGATGTCACTTTCAACGATGTGGATTTCGGGTATAATGATGATAAGATCGTGCTTCACAATATAAAATTATTTGCCACACCGGGACAGAAGATTGCGTTTGTGGGAAGCACCGGTGCGGGTAAGACTACCATCACCAATCTGATCAATCGTTTCTATGATATCCAGGACGGCAAAATAAGATATGACAATATTAATATCAATAAGATCAGGAAATCAGATCTGCGCCGTTCTCTGGGCATGGTGCTTCAGGATACCCATCTATTCACGGGAACCGTTATGGAGAATATCCGTTACGGCAGACTGAACGCTTCGGATGAGGAGTGCAGGGCAGCGGCAAAGCTGGCAAATGCAGATGGATTTATCCGCCGCCTGCCGGATGGATATGACACTATGCTTACCGGAGACGGTTCTAATTTAAGTCAGGGACAGAGGCAGCTTCTGGCCATTGCAAGGGCTGCTGTAGCTGACCCGCCGGTCCTGATCCTGGATGAGGCAACATCCTCCATTGATACCAGGACAGAGACACTGGTACAGCAGGGCATGGACCGGCTGATGAAGGGAAGGACTACCTTTGTCATTGCTCACAGGCTGTCAACGGTACGGAATTCGGACTGCATTATGGTCCTGGAACAGGGGCGTATCATTGAGCGTGGAACTCATGACCAGCTCATGGAGGAGAAAGGAAAGTATTACCAGTTGTATACAGGAAATTTTGCGGAGGAACCTGCGTAG